GGGAATTTTCCCTTACAAAAAAGATGTGGAACAAAGTGGACACGACCGAACACGAATGGAGTGTCCCCCCATATCGATGTGGTCATGCTGCAGCAGTCATAGGTTTCGACATGTTTGTTATTGGTGGTCGTAACCGTAGCTTATACTGTACCCAAGAATTGTGGAAATATAATTCGATGAATAATTCGTGGAGCattttgatagcaaacaaCAATTTTTTACGTTCTACTGTGACAGTCGTGACAGACTGCCGATTTGCTATGATAGCGCAAGCTGAAATGTTATGGATTGTAGCTATTACTGTCTATTCTAATAGTCGTCACGATTTGAGCGATAGCTTGTGGATGTTTATTCTTCAATTGCAAACGCTAACTCTGATGACTGAAAGACCAACTAGACTAGGAAATAGCGTGGCACAATATATTCTTACAACGTCATCTCTGATATTTTGGCAAGAGTATCTAATAGGTTTTGATTCCTTCGGCTTACTGTATATGAAGGTTGGTTGTCCTCGAGGATTAGCGTCGAGCAACATTTCTCGATTTTCGTGCCACTTCTGCAAGGTTGGATTCTACGCTGATGTGGGGTCGACTGAGTGTAAGAGATGTCCGAACGGAACTAAAACGAAAAGGGAACGGTCGTCAACGGTGACCGACTGCAACGTTTGCGTCACAGGTTATTGTCGTCATGGGAGATGTTTGGTGGTGAGCAACAGTGTGACACAAGTTCCCGTATGCACGTGTGCTATCGGTTTCACTGGTTCTCACTGTCAAGACGCaacttattattacattggaatGGGAGTTATTCTTGTTATAGGTATTATTACTTTACTCGTTATTGTATTATGGCGTATCATAAAAACACGAAGAACACGAGAAACGGTCTTCCGTCGTCACATAAAAACATTAAATGATGCGTGGCAGATCGGTTGGGAAGAAATAAGGCTGGAGGACGAAATAGGAGGAGGAGCATCGGGAAGAGTGTGGAAAGCGCAATATCGTGATATGGacgttgctgtaaaaatgctGATCGGGGACGACGACCCGCAATCGTCGTTGGAATTTGCGCaagaaattaaatttatgcaaacaatgcgTCATCCAAATATTGTACTCTTCATCGGAGCGGGTACAACGAGTGCACAAGCACAACCATTTCTTGTGGTCGAGTTTGCGCATCGCGGTTCATTACGTCACTTACTGGATGACGTCAGTATTGAAATAAATCAAAATCGTAAAATAGCCTTCGCTCTGGACGCTTCAAAAGGAATGGAATTTCTTCATCAATTGGACCCACCGAAAATTCATCGAGATGTGAAGAGTGACAACTTATTAGTTAGTCAGAGTTGGATTGTTAAAGTCGCTGATTTTGGTCTTGGAAAATCTCTTCGTTCTACACGCgaacaccaacaaacagacagatatatgcCGTTGAATGACAATAATtcacaaacaaattcaatGTATGAGATGAGAGAAGACTTGTCTAAAGATGGTATTGGGACAGTGAGATGGAGGGCACCAGAGTTATCACGACGACAGAGCTACGACGGATCCATCGATGTCTACAGGTACTCTGAGACATTTGTATACACTAACACTAATCGATTTCTGTTGTATTGCATAACATTTGTATAttagttttggaattgtgctctgggagatttggtcacgtggcttTCCTTACAAGCCGTATCGGTTTGGGTACGAGGTCGATGACGCCGTGGAAAGAGGCGAGCGTCCTGTCGTTCCAGACGATTGCCCGGATGTGTATGCAACCATTATGCAAGCTTGCTGGGCAGAAAATAATCACGACCGACCGTCGTTCAGCGAAGTTGTCAGCTGTCTGGAGAACATACATCTGGACGATGCATGCTTGAGTAACTACTAAAACCGGTCCATCCGGACTAGATGCTAAACTTAGTTGTTGACTCATAAATAGCTTTGCGTTATATAGAGGTAGCAGATAACTACGTAGTATGCTTTTTATGCCTATACTGTCTATCTCATAGACTGTCGTCTATTTGCCAAGTCTTACAATTATTCGCCTTTGCTGTAAAGAATGTTTTTAGCGTGTCTGACTCGGTTGTTTTAAAGAATATAATGAACGTATAATAGCCACATTTCTTTAATGCTAGAACACACATCTCCAGTTTGCTTTCTTCGCTTCCTAACTAGCCTAACAGTTGTTATGACACCTGCATGGTATTTTGCCACGCTTTCTCCGttctgtcatgtgtgtgtgtgtgtgtgtgtgtgtgtgtgtgtgtgtgtgtgtgtgtgtgtgtgtgtgtgtgtgtgtgtgtgtgtgtgtgtgtgtgtgtgcatcatgCCAGCTAATTCTTCATTTGCAGCCGTATCCTAGCTAATTTACCAGTCTTTGTGTAACAAGGTGTTGCATGCATTGGCTGTAACTTGCACACAGACTAGACTGAATTAATCTCGTTTAGAGAAACCAACTTACGATGACAAGACCGAGTGCAAGTTTAGCGATAACAATAAGACTTTGTTAGCAATAACATTGTTTTTGGCAGTGACACAGTTGTTGTCTACCTGACTGGCAGAGATATAAGACAGTCAGCTGGCAGATCTATTGATGTTTACAAGTAGACCTCACATGCTTACATTGTTATTGGTCTGTTGCTCCGTCTTTCTGTAGTTACAGGATCGTTATTGTCTATTATTAACCTTATGGATATTGATATGCGAATGTCGTGTTGACGTGTGATCACGTGCGTTAGTAAGCCACACGTAAGTCTAACCCTATGGCTATATAGTGGCATTGagtagcacacacacacacacacacacacacacacacacacacacacacacacacacacacacacacacacacacacacacacacacacacacacacacacacacacacacacacacacacacacacacacacacacacacacacacacacacacacacacacacacacacacacacacacacacacacacacacacatatatatatatacacacacacacacatatatatatatatatatatgtatatatatatgctacTCTATATTAGTGGGTGTATAATTAGGATGTGATGTAGGGAGATGAGCTACAATGGATAAAATAAGTatacatacatccatacatacacgtaattttaaaaacaaatttttaaattgtatTACACTTTTTGGAAATGAAATCTCGCAACGTTATAAAGCTATAGCTACAAATCATCATGCATCTACCACAACAAGCACGCGCTCTCGAGCAATTAGGAAATGTCCGTAGTAGCACAAAATTAATGCCATAATCTTTAGTACAACCGAAATAGTATTTCGTACACAGAGCACGACTAATACATCAACCAgtataattaacaaatatatttcTATAGACTTACACAATCTGCATGTGTACTTTAATTTTTTGACACTTTGGAAGAGGGCTCCATTTGCCGTTTGTGCAGACCACCCTACGATTACCAACCATTACATGCATAACCTAGGTAACAGTAATAATACACTTCATCTCCGGATAGTAAGTGATTACCACCATGAGCAAACGGTCCTGGGATAGAGCAGTCTACAAGAAAAATATCTTTACACGAGACCACTAATGAACTAACCTGCCAAGTATTTACTCTCTTTGACGCAAACTGGACGATATCCAACCCACTCTCCATTGAGACATTTTAGCTCCAAATGTCCGTAAAGGTAGTATCCTTTGGAGCACGAATATGTGGCAGTTAGAACACCTGTATTGACTTGACCAAATTTGGGCGCCAAACAATTGTTGGCAAACTATGTAAATGCATTTTGTACTTTATTAACATAATAGTGACCGGTTGTGGCTTTTACTTAGTACGCAAATTGGGTCGGAACCAGTCCAGCTGCCATTGATACAATGCCGATTTTCGCTTCCATGCAAGTAGTACGGATTATCACACAAGTATCTTACAGAGAAGTTACCTAGCCCTATGATGGCCAGGCCATGAGCAGGATTGGCCAAATTTGAACACTTAGGAGGCACTAAATAGATCAAAGAGACAATTAAATAGATACATTTACGGCTACATTCTTATTCCCTCACACCAGCgtagacactcacacacgcctACACGCGGCCACTCACACACGCCTACACAcgccactcacccacccacccacattcacacagacacacacgcacacacacacacacacacacacacacacacacacacattttataCATTCTATAGGAGGTCCATCCCATTGACGAGATTCATTACATCGAATTAGAGAATCTCCCTTCGCCCCGATACCCATCGTTGCAATGGTAGACAGCTATGTCGTTCTCTAAGTTTACATCAGCATGACCGTTCTCAGGATCGACAGGAATAGCACACTCTAACAAAAACAccaatttattgtttttgtaaGAGTAAGCAACAATACCCTTGCATCTTACTTTTTAAACACACTGGCTCCCAAAGATTCCAGCCGTGACCTTGAAAACAACGTCTATCACGTCGACCCTTCAGTCTGTATCCTTTGTGGCACGAGTATTGGGCATTTAGAGCAGTCTGGTTGACGAATCAGTTCTCGGGATTCTCTAACCTCGGACAACCTGTTTGCAAAAAAGGAAAGAAATCTCTTTAGCGATCCCAATGTTAGATCTACAAACATAATAATTGTCTTACATGGTGTGCATGTAGGCGGATATCTAGGACTCCAACCAAAAACAGTTCATCGCATTGTTCTACGTCCGTTCAACTTGTACCCTTCGTTGCATGTGAATGTGGCTACTGGACGTTGCAATTTGACCTTTCCATTATCAGGATTCTTTGGATTGGGACAAACTACACAATAAGAAGACAACttgccaataaatatattcaTTCTTCATTGTTCCATATTTCTTCTTTCCAATTGGACTAAACTGGTTTGTGTCAACTAGGTCCTAGACTCAATATAAACTGTATACATCTCACGTAAAGTGGAAGGAAGAGAACAAATCACGACAGccatcagcagcagcaaaaaGATCTTTGTCATACGCAGCATTGGTGGGGTATCACTTGACACGTACCGCAAATCAAAGATGCTTCTCCTCTTTGCagcactatatatatatatatatatatataggctaAGTTACTTCCACTACAACAAAGGCTTTACCGGTACTGGCACTGAGGTCAACTGGATATCCGCACTAGTCCTATCCTATAGTACGCTTCCGTCTTTCTGGATGTCtgtatggatggatgtctTTAACGCGCcaatcgacacgacgccgctCTCGAATCGTCGCAAAATTCGGCGGCCCGATCGAGTTCGGccgtccgagacgaacggtcgagtcggatttcgcccgGATAGCCTCCaacggccagaaacgagactttggcggcctgaaattAGATGCGTTGGCatgtttgttcaattagccgagtatgcggatgtgacatGCGCGCATgccactgtacgccatcctctaattcccagagtgcaagatgcaaCCGCTCCAGTCGCAGTGAGTCCGCTCACTGGGcctgtgcatcttttattctggatccttcgtCCAAACACGGGATCCGAAAGATTTCTTACAAATGGGATCCGAGCCGTCTGCTGATCCCGACCGCTTTAACCTcttcatcgataacaatgcaacgtctctacGCTTACTCCAGCAGTTGTACGGCCGCTCTCTTTACAGCGACGTGGAGGtcatcatttgcaaaatgcctttcactgtgccaaatgcaccgaaacatgtcacagataactatttttgcagactctaaaaaatgaaagtagacaacagaacaagtttaGAGTCCCTGCGTTGTTTCCTGGCTTTACTACAAAAGGGATCGCTTTTGCAAGAAATTTATTCCAAAAGGGATCCGACATGAAAGCACGTTCTCGTGAGATCAACTATGCTCCAACTTCCTGCAACGGTCAATAGATTTTAAATGAGAGTTTGTTCATGCACTAAGTACTGCTGAAACACGATATAAATAATGATGTGTCAGTATGACCGCGGGGTGCACCAGTGGAATTGGACTAGAAAATGCCTAACGTACCTACTGCACCATTGCTGCGATTCATGCAATTAGTATATGTGTACACGCACGATCTAGAAGGCTACATCTAAAATTAATTAGGGTATCTACAGTGACAAAAGTAATACTTACGGAAATTATGAAAGCTACGAAGCTTCAAAGCAATAGATACTAAGAATTTTAGAATACGCTGTCAGATTCATTCTCGACGGTAACGGGAACAGACGATGTCAGAATGGAGTATTGTCTGCTACTCACCCTTACTGCGTTAGAAGTAAGCGAGTCGCGTTTCCAGCTCGTCTCCTCCCCAAACTAGTGAAAGAAATGTTTCTCTCTAGTTAAAGTTTGCCAAGGACTTCGTGATCCTGCAAACGGTGATGTCAGGCTTTCAAATAACAGCAACATTGCAACTAAAATCTGCAATTCAGGCTACACACTAGTCGGTGATCGACAAAGAACGTGCTCTGATGGCGACTGGAGTGGGATGCAACCGTCGTGCGTACAGAGCAAGAAAACCTGTTTGAAAACTGACGTGCACGTTAAGTCAACCTTTCTGTCTTTCAGTTTTGATTCCTTGTCCAATACTTAGGAACCCCACTAATGGCCGCGTCCAACAGACCTGCGTTCAAGctgtatacacttgcaatcaaGGCTTTAGTCGTCAAGGTTTTCAAAGGCGAACATGCAAGAATGGCGTCTGGTCTGGAGTGGAAGACAGCTGTTATGCGTTCGAAGTAGATCGACACATCTTTCTTGCGTCACCACGCAAGATGAGATCATTACTTTAAAGTCGATTTTTGTGATTTTAGATTGCCCGGGACTTGATAGGTCCGAAAACGGCAATGTCGACCTGTTGAGGAACTCTGCAACGTACTCGTGTAACCGTGACTACGAGCTAAGCGGCAACAGTATGCCTACCTGCACAAACGGAAACTGGCTGGAACAAGAGCCCTCATCCATAAGAGGCAAGCTGTAGTCACATGACGCTTTGTAAAATATATCACGTTTATTTccatacattctagcatccgTTTGTGTATCGATGGAGACGAATGGCGTGATCTATGCAACCAGCTCTGCACTTGTGTAGGAGGACGGCCTCAGTCCTGCCGTGAAAGAAAGGACATCGAGTCAATGACGTGTGTAATACGTGAGAATGACAGCTGCTGTCATTCTGATGCAGTGCACGGTACTATTACAGGAATGCcgcatgtgcatgtctacTAACTGTCAGGCCGCAGATTTAGAAAGCGGCAGTTAGGTCACGTGCCCCCTTCACAAACGTCCTCAATTGGTCTAGCTAAGTATAACATTTCTCTCCTCAATCGCAGGGTTTACCTCGCAACGctacaaaaatagaaatataagcAAAGTGTAGTGCCATAGCTTCCCTACGTCCTGGGAATGACTATATCAGGGATATAATAAATCGAATTTTGTATAACCAAATTCGTGTTCAAGAAAGAGCATGACAGTACTGTAGTGACTATAACAGAAAATTATGTCATTACTAAATTCTTTGCCCAAACATAACTTGTGTTAACTTGCATTAACTTGCTTTAGAacactaataaattaatatacatGTATGGCCGTATACAACTTGTTCATAATTACACCTGTTCAAATATCGAGTCACGAGTGTGTGACATCATAAATTTGATGATGCCATCGTACTTGTAGTCGCTTGATCCTCCCTAGGCCCTACACCCAAACTCAGGCCAATGGCTGCGCGCAACCAAGAATGTGGTCTGGGTACGCAATGAAATTAATGTAATGACCTCGTTCGCGTACGGTAGCGTAGAAGACTAGATTAAACAGAAATTAGCGCGCAATGAAGTGTTAACTGCCTAACGCTTTTGCAGCTAGCTGAGTGCTACAACTAGAAATTGCATGCAAGTCATGTCGTAGCCGTCCTACGAGGGTTCAGTATTTTTTCGGACGGGAAACTAACTATACATGTTCATGTTACCTGATAATCGCATGTTTCTTGGAACAGAGTTGACGAAGAACTTCTCAAAGAAACTAGCACGTGACCTACACGTGAAGCCTTGATAACCAGACCTTGTTTGGCGCTCCAGTTTCAAGTGATACTGAATTACCAAGGCTTTTAGTGCTATAGATAGAGATGATAACGCggtagatagacaaacattttTTCTTTGCCTGTTTTGCGTTTGAACAAATGAATACGTATACATACGCTTTGCAAGACGGGGACAGGACAAAACATGTATGACTACGAGATCATTTCTAGGCTATCAGCTATGATAGTTAAAGAAAATCCGGAACTTTTTGTTGGTTGTGGAAGTCATTcagagacaaaacagacatttTACGGTTTACAAAAAGTCAGAAGTAGGTAAAGACTGAAGAAAGCGAGTACTCGTATAGAGtggataatgtgtgtgtgtgtgtgtgtgtgtgtgtgtgcgtgcgcgcgtctgtgtgagtgagtgagtgtgcatgtttgtgtgtgcgtccGCAAGCTCAATAAGTGTAAATTTCGCAAGACCACCTCTCGTCGACGTGACGGTGTAGCATGCATGGATAAGAAACTGACCAACCAACTTCCTATAGTTTATTAGAGAATCCAGACTCAGTGCAAGGTAGCTTGTGCTTGAGAGGTCTCACAGTGTTTTGTAGTTGATTCAATATGTTTATCCCAAGGTATTACTTTGCTTTAGCGTGATGCTGTACTgtggtgcatgtgtgcatgcacgtttgcttgcatgtctgtctagctgCGTCAAAACGTGGTTGTGTTTAGGCACAATTGTGACACAATGCGACCAGCATATCACTAGGTGCACAACTGTGTTTACTAGGAAGGATACATATAGATCTAATCAAAGTTATTCTAAACATGACTAAAAATCTATATCAATGCAGTATGTCTCTTTAACAATATGGTTATACTTCGGTCGACCGTATATTTATGTATTCCACTTACTAACTCACAAATTATGTATTCCACTTACTAACTCACAAATTATGTATTCCACTTACTAACTTAGTAACTTAATTAGCTAACAGTTTACCCATCTAGGTGTATATAGTATTATTACATTCATTCAGCGGATTGCTAGACAGCAGACATCGCCAAGTCGTCGCCTAAACGTGTAGTCGCTCCAACTCTTGCGTTTGGCTCGCTGTCAATTACTTCATTACCATCCGGGACATTGGCGACACCCTCCGGTTTTTCAGATATCATCCCTTGTTTCTTTCTCATTCTATCTCTCCATCGTTGTGGAATCATGGAAGATGGATTTCTGTCCCTATTGTCATAAATTTTCCCTAGAGCAGCAACGAGATGAAAGCTCGATGATTGAGACTTCACAAAGCCTTTATTCTTCTGCACTTGCGCATAAGCGGCGCCCTCAAAATTCGTCACGTCGAGCCCTATAGTTAAACGCAACAGAAAAATGTTGTGTAGTATTGATGACGGCTGTTATATTGAACGCCACGTACCTTTTCTTTCACAATCAGGAGAGACACGGAGAATGTCGAGGCACGTCAGAATTCCAAATACGAGACTACTCCAAATCAGAGTCCACAGGATTATGACCAAGAGACCAAGAAAATTCCAGCCTATTAGAACCATCGATACTTTGTCGTGTCTGTAGAATAATCCGAGGTCGTGATGAAGAAACGGAACTGCGATGACTCCCCACGCTCCGCCTCCAAAATGAACTACAATAGACCGGCAGTTATGAATGCAGTAGATTGCTCATGTAAAATGtcgtaatttaattatttctaAAAAAAATTTCCAACTTCTTTGACAAGTAACTCTGTAACGCCAGATTCGCATTGCTTGACATTCTTTGGGTTAGACTAGTTAGCATTCTATTGCAGTGCAACAAGTCTTCAAGGTTTGGCATGCGAGTTGTTTCTGATTTGTACACCAGACCTCCCGGAACGGTACAGTACTATTGTTCAAGAAAAAAATTTGTTAGTCAGTGATTAATTGTTAAATAAATCGACAGCAATATACGAGCACGCAAATAAATTGTCGTGTATagtgaccacacacacacacacacacacacacacgcacgcacgcacgcacgcacgcacgcacgcacacacacacacacacacacacacttagacGTTGCTGGGCATGCGACCAAGGGCGTGGTTTACAACTAAATATGGTACCAAGGTACCTGGACTGTCAATTTAGATAATCTAGTTGTGGCTACAAAGAGTGTTGCCCGTATCATAAACGTagaataatcaattaattaattaatgtgaccCAATTTTCACACaaatattaaataactaatgtatttaatttttagttgtgtcaaaattgtaaatgtgtatgtaaattttgattaattaaattagagtTGTCTTACTTGCTACAGCGTTTAAAGGATCATCTACGCTCCACTTCACAACCATCCTCTTTGTGATAACATACACTATACCGGCGACTACTCCAATCACGAAGGCTCCATACGGGTAGACTGAATTGGCACCGGCGCTTATAGCTACCTATTACACAA
This window of the Corticium candelabrum chromosome 17, ooCorCand1.1, whole genome shotgun sequence genome carries:
- the LOC134193540 gene encoding uncharacterized protein LOC134193540; protein product: MVLIGWNFLGLLVIILWTLIWSSLVFGILTCLDILRVSPDCERKGLDVTNFEGAAYAQVQKNKGFVKSQSSSFHLVAALGKIYDNRDRNPSSMIPQRWRDRMRKKQGMISEKPEGVANVPDGNEVIDSEPNARVGATTRLGDDLAMSAV